Proteins encoded in a region of the Vibrio ponticus genome:
- a CDS encoding sigma-54 interaction domain-containing protein, producing the protein MITLANLVNSFGPFFELLDVPIAIIDTNGTYIYYNEASAQIDQIPRQEAMGANILSLYKDMDADSSTMMQAVTHGAEYRSCTQIYYNKYGNKVEYVHSTSPIYDDAGSIIGAIEIGLSKNISQRMTKEVNALIRTLSRHSKKGNALPIIHRSKKMANLVKQATRIATQDVPVMIYGATGTGKELFAHLIHDNSERREKPFIAVNCAAIPENLIESMMFGTEKGAYTGAEKKPGYIEMAEGGTLFLDELNSLSIDMQPKLLRYLQDRSYWRLGGNKECRSNVRVIAAVNEAPTQLVNEGRLREDLFYRLCVGFITIPSLYERKEDIVLLAEYFIEKYQPSLNHMITGIAPETKLLLESMSWDGNVRMLENTIIRSLIFQDMPGLLLPSSINTIDISLPREEPVSVELASPISSIDEDTQCSSNASMSNIPVNLDEAVKFYERNIIVRALNRNRGCLSKAARELGVHRSTLQYKVERHKIETLNF; encoded by the coding sequence ATGATTACGCTTGCAAATCTGGTCAATTCCTTTGGCCCATTTTTTGAACTGTTGGACGTCCCAATTGCAATTATCGACACTAACGGTACATACATTTATTACAATGAGGCCAGTGCACAAATCGACCAGATTCCGCGGCAAGAAGCGATGGGAGCTAATATTCTTAGTCTATATAAGGATATGGATGCGGATTCTAGCACGATGATGCAAGCGGTAACGCACGGAGCAGAATATCGTTCTTGTACTCAGATTTACTATAACAAGTATGGTAATAAGGTTGAGTATGTTCATTCTACATCGCCGATTTACGATGATGCTGGCAGTATTATTGGGGCGATAGAAATTGGTCTAAGCAAAAATATTTCTCAACGCATGACGAAAGAAGTGAATGCGCTTATCCGCACCCTATCTCGTCATAGTAAAAAGGGTAACGCCCTACCTATTATTCATCGTTCCAAGAAAATGGCGAACTTGGTCAAGCAAGCGACACGCATAGCTACGCAAGATGTACCGGTAATGATTTACGGGGCAACTGGTACAGGTAAAGAGTTGTTTGCACACCTTATTCACGATAATAGTGAGCGTCGAGAGAAACCATTTATTGCGGTCAATTGTGCGGCAATTCCCGAAAATCTCATTGAGAGTATGATGTTTGGTACGGAGAAAGGGGCTTATACTGGCGCGGAGAAAAAGCCCGGTTACATTGAAATGGCAGAAGGCGGCACCTTGTTTTTGGATGAGTTAAACTCTTTAAGCATTGACATGCAACCTAAGTTGCTCCGCTATTTGCAAGATCGTTCATACTGGCGATTAGGTGGTAATAAAGAGTGCCGATCGAATGTTAGGGTGATTGCAGCAGTCAATGAGGCTCCGACACAACTCGTAAATGAAGGAAGGTTAAGAGAAGACTTGTTTTACCGTCTTTGTGTTGGTTTTATCACTATTCCTAGTCTTTATGAGCGAAAAGAAGATATCGTTTTATTAGCTGAGTACTTTATTGAAAAATACCAACCTAGCCTTAACCATATGATTACGGGCATCGCGCCTGAAACCAAGTTGCTACTTGAATCGATGTCTTGGGATGGCAACGTACGTATGTTGGAAAATACCATCATTCGTAGTTTGATTTTTCAGGATATGCCAGGTCTATTATTGCCTTCAAGCATCAACACTATCGATATCTCTTTGCCACGTGAAGAGCCCGTGAGTGTAGAGCTAGCGTCGCCCATTTCTTCTATTGATGAAGATACTCAATGTTCATCGAATGCTTCGATGAGCAACATACCTGTTAATCTAGACGAAGCGGTTAAATTTTATGAACGCAATATTATCGTGCGTGCGTTGAATCGTAATCGTGGCTGTTTGTCGAAAGCTGCTCGTGAATTGGGTGTGCATCGCTCAACATTGCAGTACAAAGTTGAGCGACACAAAATTGAAACTCTCAATTTCTAA
- a CDS encoding amino acid permease, with protein sequence MADELGKKLNMRHLMMISIGGTIGTGLFVGISSPLEIAGSLGTPIAYTIAGIIMLLTMLSLGELSSAMPHSGSFQHYLRVLFKRPYWSFMIGWLYWLSWVLTISADLTATSMTLNNLFPSISTSVYIGLILLFICSVHLYTVNAYGESETLFASLKIVTIIAFLIACLCIIFGDVSTISQSSIMDERSHLPNGIIGILASMSTVTYAFQGVEIIGTLAGEAEDKGASMNKIIKMLIIRVFLFYILTTMMLVFVYPPGAQAAISPFVWVFAQMGIANADVIMQFVIVLCGFSASSSALYASSRLLWSMSKDKIAPQLFSQTSRVGSPYYAVLFTAAIASVALASAYIAPKQLYLFLIASTGQVGCLAWFCIALCHYRFRRAKQAGLYPQYPLYYRAPCFPWLPLLAMVLNAISIVGLWFAENGLKILLAELVLVSLLSICYAFWQRCNLNQIISNESAASLTIRN encoded by the coding sequence ATGGCAGACGAGTTGGGGAAAAAATTAAACATGCGCCATCTTATGATGATCTCTATCGGTGGCACCATTGGTACAGGGTTATTTGTTGGTATTTCTTCCCCACTCGAAATTGCAGGAAGCCTTGGAACGCCTATCGCATATACCATAGCAGGCATTATCATGCTGCTTACCATGCTGAGTTTAGGCGAACTCAGCAGTGCAATGCCTCATTCTGGCTCATTTCAGCACTATCTACGCGTGTTGTTTAAAAGACCTTATTGGTCTTTTATGATCGGCTGGTTGTATTGGCTGAGTTGGGTGTTAACCATCTCAGCCGATCTTACAGCGACTTCAATGACGTTGAATAACCTCTTCCCTAGTATATCGACATCCGTTTATATTGGTTTGATATTACTCTTTATATGCTCTGTGCATCTCTACACAGTCAACGCTTATGGTGAAAGTGAAACCCTATTCGCGTCCCTAAAAATCGTCACAATTATTGCCTTTCTAATCGCATGTCTCTGCATCATATTCGGCGATGTCAGCACTATTTCACAAAGTAGTATCATGGATGAAAGAAGCCACCTACCCAATGGCATTATTGGCATCCTCGCCAGTATGTCTACTGTAACCTATGCATTTCAAGGAGTGGAAATCATTGGCACCCTGGCGGGAGAAGCTGAAGATAAAGGCGCATCCATGAATAAAATCATTAAAATGCTAATTATCCGCGTCTTCTTATTCTATATTCTGACGACCATGATGCTGGTGTTTGTCTACCCTCCAGGCGCGCAGGCAGCTATTAGTCCATTTGTTTGGGTTTTTGCACAAATGGGGATCGCCAATGCTGATGTGATTATGCAATTTGTCATAGTGTTATGTGGTTTTTCCGCAAGTAGCTCAGCTCTGTATGCGAGTTCACGTTTACTGTGGTCAATGTCCAAAGATAAAATCGCGCCACAACTTTTCTCACAAACGAGTCGCGTCGGTAGCCCTTACTATGCGGTATTGTTTACCGCCGCTATTGCCTCCGTAGCACTAGCAAGTGCCTATATTGCTCCCAAACAACTCTATTTATTCCTGATTGCCAGCACTGGACAAGTGGGATGTCTGGCGTGGTTCTGTATCGCTCTGTGTCACTATCGTTTTCGTAGGGCGAAGCAAGCAGGGCTCTACCCTCAATACCCATTATACTATCGAGCTCCTTGCTTCCCTTGGCTACCTTTACTCGCCATGGTGCTCAATGCGATCAGTATTGTGGGGCTGTGGTTTGCCGAAAACGGTCTGAAGATATTATTAGCCGAGTTAGTTTTAGTTAGCCTTTTATCAATTTGCTACGCTTTTTGGCAGCGCTGTAACCTTAACCAAATTATTAGCAACGAATCCGCTGCGTCATTAACAATTAGAAATTGA
- a CDS encoding alanine/ornithine racemase family PLP-dependent enzyme, with translation MYKPTLTINTRKLKENTQAAIKDLGEFGVSMMAVNKVFNGCPETAQAVVDGGVQVVAESRVYNLEKIKHIDCLKCLLRSPVLSEIEDVIRLADLSLNSEESVIRALSAEAKKQNRQHGVLLMIDLGDLREGVWFEHYEQILKLINLIESLDNLYLYGIGSNFNCYGTVLPTVTNGEMLKRIKARLERDRGQSIPLASAGNCTSYHLMDKGIWPEGLDHLRLGGLQEFGIEYVEMKYLDNYHHSKKDVGLACSDMYILSAEIIELNAKPTVPIGELGVDAFLKTKEFEDHGTRKRALLAFGLQDVPHDGCHPCDDSIKLLGQTSDHTLVDIEDCQQDLKVGDRIEFELDYTALLMACQTTGVEYLFTED, from the coding sequence ATGTATAAGCCTACGCTTACAATTAATACCCGCAAGCTAAAGGAAAACACCCAAGCTGCAATCAAAGATCTTGGCGAATTTGGCGTCTCAATGATGGCTGTCAACAAAGTGTTTAATGGTTGTCCTGAAACCGCACAAGCTGTGGTTGATGGCGGAGTTCAAGTTGTCGCTGAATCTCGTGTTTACAATCTAGAAAAAATCAAACACATCGACTGTTTAAAATGCCTACTCCGTAGCCCTGTATTGAGCGAGATTGAAGATGTGATTCGCCTAGCCGATCTCAGCTTAAATAGTGAAGAAAGCGTTATTCGAGCGCTCTCTGCAGAAGCCAAAAAACAAAACCGCCAACACGGTGTGCTATTGATGATAGATTTGGGCGATTTACGCGAAGGAGTATGGTTTGAACACTACGAGCAAATCCTTAAGCTAATCAATCTTATTGAGTCACTTGATAACCTTTACCTCTACGGTATTGGCTCAAACTTCAACTGTTACGGTACCGTATTACCAACCGTAACTAATGGTGAAATGCTAAAACGCATCAAAGCTCGTTTGGAACGCGATCGCGGTCAATCAATCCCATTAGCATCTGCGGGTAACTGTACAAGCTACCACCTAATGGACAAAGGCATTTGGCCTGAAGGCTTAGATCACCTTCGTCTTGGTGGTCTACAAGAGTTTGGTATCGAATACGTCGAGATGAAATACCTCGATAATTACCACCACTCAAAAAAAGATGTCGGCTTAGCTTGCTCTGATATGTACATTCTTTCCGCGGAAATTATTGAGCTCAATGCAAAACCAACTGTACCCATAGGTGAACTTGGTGTGGATGCCTTCTTAAAAACTAAAGAGTTTGAAGATCATGGTACGCGTAAACGTGCTTTACTGGCGTTTGGTTTACAAGATGTCCCGCATGATGGCTGCCATCCATGCGACGATTCAATCAAGTTGTTAGGTCAAACTAGTGACCACACATTAGTGGACATCGAGGATTGCCAACAAGATCTCAAAGTGGGTGATCGAATTGAGTTTGAGCTCGACTACACCGCACTACTGATGGCATGCCAGACCACTGGTGTCGAATATCTGTTTACCGAAGATTAG